Genomic window (Carettochelys insculpta isolate YL-2023 chromosome 12, ASM3395843v1, whole genome shotgun sequence):
TCACATAGTAAGTCTCTACATGCGATATCCCCTCCTCTATAAATTAAGTAGTAAAAGAAGCCAATTGAATTTAATCAGGAttggggctgccagccccacacagctcacGAACAGGAGACCCTGAGAGGCCATGATGCCCAGATTGAGAACTGTGAGCAAGCATGATGCCCAGCTTTACATGAGACTGTGAGCAAGCAAAGCCTGGATAGATTGTTGTCGTGACAGTAAAGCAGCGTAAAAGTCCTGCAGCTAAGGTTGCACTCTGGAGAACATCACACCAGTGAGTGAGTTTGGACGTGGTAATACTTATGTAGCAGAGCTGACAGCCTTTCCAAGACCCTGGACAAggtgaggatgggggaggggcagcgctccTTCATGTCCCACCCCAAAGATGCAGCATGAGACAAGCCAACCCTCAGCACTTTCCAGAAcatgccatgccatgcccagTCACTCCATtgcccttttgtatcactggaCTATCAGGCAACTGCCCTTTTTCCCCCCATCTCTTGGTGAACCTGTACTTATGCCCTGATCTAGTCTTGCTTGACATGAGTATTGTTTTGTCATTCTTTCACGTAAACCTGTTTAAATAATGCTCACAGTTGACTGGGAAAAAAGGTAACATTTTGCTATTGTACTGGAAGACAAACGTAAGAGACAATCAATCAGTACAAACATACACAAAATGTTACACCAAAAAATCTCTATTTTAAGGGGGCAGGCAGAGAAACACTGACATGGAGGTACAACATGAAAATAAGGTAGAGAGCAAACATTATAAAAAGTGAAGCTTATGAAGGTGTATTGTAGGGGGTATGTAACAATTCTAATGTTTCTTGGAGGACAGTTAATGAACATGTACTATGAAAAAGTATAAGAAGCAAAGTGGACTAAGACCCAAGTCAGAGAAATACTGGCCTGAAAACTGACATGAGACTGAAGGAATGGACAAGTGACCAATGACTGAGACAACCATCATGAATTGCAGCAGATCGCCCTAGTGTCATGGAACACAGTAACTTGAATGGCCAtaagtgttcccactaattttttccttccacgagtggaataaattttatgtgcactaaggcatatgcagatgtacaccaccagtagaaacacatgctgccagatgTAGGTGCTCTAGGATTCAGCTATGCAGCATTCGAACCTCTCCTGCATGGCCACCCACACATATAGGTTTCAGGGAAACATGGGTTGCTACCTCTTCCATCTTATCTCTCTATTGTCTGGCATAAACACATGTTCAGAAAATACAATTCACAATAAATCTGTCTCAGTATTTATAAATGCGAAAATTGATTGAGCTTAAACTGGATGGATTTGGATGAGTTTCCCACCTTAGAAGTTAATGCTAACTGCCTCAgtggacataaaatttattctgcctatggatgggaaaaaattagaaggaaataTTACCTGAGGCCCCTTACTAAAGGCTTTGTAGTCCTGTCCTGCCCCAAAAAAGGGCAGCACACAGGTTCTCCCAGCAGGACCCAAGAGGGTAGCATAGGAAGAGCTGCACAGGCAGAGGATGTTCAATTCCTTGCTAGAGCTAGAGCAGGGCAGATGGATGGGCTGAGAGCTAGGTTGGCTGCTGCAACTCCAGCAGGACAAGGCCTTGAGGTAAAGGTGAAGTATGTGCTGGAGCAATGGGGAAGCGGCCCAAGGAATTATAGGAGCACCACAGTTATTTAACAGGACATTGCAGGCAGTTGCTATCTACAGTATACATGTGCTTGCAACAGACTATAGGGCCAGCCTAAGTCTGAAAGTATAGCCACATTTGTGACATGCCTTCCAAAGCCTTGCTTCTGTGGACTGCCCTCGTCTCACAGCCATCCCAGCTACCTTTTGATGTTCATTTGCACAGAACTGTTCTCAGTCTTGCACATTAATTTCATGTTTGCTTTCAGAGAACAGATCTGCAATTACGGGTTAACTATAATGCCACAGCCCAACATCCTGGAGGCTGTAGTGCAGGCTACACTCCAAGTTGGAATCTACACAGAAACCACTTCAAAGACAACAAAGTTACTTGCCagtcattttaattatttttaagtatAGTTTCTACACATTAATGTTATCTACTTACCTTTCACATTTCTTCAAACTTCTCACCTTTTtaggagtgttttgttttgttttttaaaattagctATACTAGTTAGGGACCACCTAACATTCCTTACAATTTTGGTTACAAACATATAATATGAGGTGATATTTGCATCATTCCCAAGAGTTGTGCTTTTCCAGAAGACTCCCAAAACTCATATGTTGCCAAGGCAGTACCCCGGCAGTGTGACTAAACAAAGTCAGAATTCTCAGTGTCAGTTTCTTGTGCGTAAAATTTTTGTAGCCCTACTCAAAATTGTTGAGGCTGTTACAAACAGAATTCTCAAAAAATACTGGTAGAAAAAAACCTGACTAAGTAAGAACATAACCTTGCTGAACTGACTGATGTCATTTTCATCctcaaaaagaaaaatctctcaAAGGAATATACTGGAGCACATTTACTTGTTGTATTGTACAACTCTATCCATTACCGCAGCTTCTACATAAGCAAACATTCTGAAACTTAAAGAGATCAAGAACTACCTAAGGTCTTCAATTAGTCAAGATACACGCAAGACGTTTGATGAACAATAGAATGCCAATTGTTAAAAAGACTTCAGACAAAGTGATAAATGAATCTGTACATACAAAATACAGAATTAATTTAGAGATGCTTTGTAATGAACTTGGGAATCCTGTATAGTCACAACAAAATAAGAGAGAGAGGCTGATAAGGACAGCCAAAGACTATTAAAATCACTTCTCATAAATGAGGGGCACACGGAGGCATAAATCAGATCCAATTTGGTGCTGCAAATATTAAGCCTACTTGGTGGGCGAAACAATGAGAATGTTCTGCTTCACTCAACACCCCCTTTTTGAAGTGCCTAAGAAGAAAGAGACTTGGCAGTGGAGAAGGTGAGCTACTATAAATTTTTGTTGTGAAACCCAAACTCAGTCCCAGGGCTGTCAgctacgaaagagtttactgtaatatgtaACCTCTGGTAACAGAACAATAGCAATTACAACTTATTAATCATCTCTGAAGAGTAACAACATAATGAAGACAGAACTGTGAAGCTTTGAAATGCCATGGTCAGAAGGGAGAAACATGGAGGTCTCCACCCACAAAGGCAATAGCTGAGGAGATATAAGTCTCAGAGTGAGGGGACCAAGGAAGGGAAATAAATACGCAGGATAGAAGTCAAAGGTACATTTGTTTGAGATGGAGTATTAGGTCTTCTTAAAAAGGAAAGCCCACTCAGCATgactttaaaatgaaatatatgtTATTACGTAGTATTTAATAGTTATTTCCTCTTCAAATCCCCTTCTAAATATTCAACCCGTGACATGCCGAGTTGTAAATAaggattatccccattttatagacagaaaaaaaaaaaagagagagagacagaagttAAAATTTATCCAAGGCTGCAATGGAAATTATTCAAAATAGGACAAGAACATGGGAATTTCTGGTTCTCAGTCCCTTGCATAATCTTGGCAAATAATAAATATTGGAGTTTTATAATAGTCTTCAGAATCTTACAGCTATGTCATTTTAAGGGATGTGTTTTATTAACCACTATACATGTTAGCAGTGCCAATAAACAGTACTAATAGCATTGTACTTTATAAAGAACCATATGCAGGTCCAGTACTCCTAAAAACTGGTCATTTTTGAAAACTGTATACATGTTCCTATAGCTATTAATAGGTAGCACTCTACAAAATAGGTATTTGCTACACATTTTCAGTAACCTACCATTGCTatgcttttgttttgtaaagcAGTCTACTTCATTATTTAAAAGGCAAACAAAACAGTCTTACATATTTTATACAAATAAGGGTACTAATCTTACCAATGCTATACAAATCACAGAACTGGTTTGCAGGATACCCTATCTCTTCCCAACACTAGGAGTAAGAAGTGTGCACACCTTAAGTGCCATATAAAGGATATAAACGATAATAGGCTTGGTTTAAGGGGCATTTCCAGTGCTGTAGTAAAATGTCTGACAATATCTCTGTACCTTTCCACATTATCTAGCTAGCTTTGCCATTACAGAACTACTGTGCCTGTTCCCAGGATCACAGGAATAGTTAAGCAAGTTTGTGAAACATCCTGTACGTTTCCAGAGCTGTACAGCCCATAACACAAAATAGGATGTACGTAGTGTGGGGCTGTGCGCATCTCCACTATCACCGAGCCTGTAACCAGCCTGCGCGAAGCCTCAGGTGCCTTTTGCTGCTAGGGACATTGGCATTTGCTCCGGCCCGGGGGATACGGTACCTTCCAAGCCAGCAGCAGTACGTTCATGATGGCCAGCAGCGGGCAAGGCCCGTTCTCGTTCTGGGTGATGATGGGCGTGTTCTCCTCCTTCCAGCGGACCCACTTGATGTGATAGACCGACTGGCCGGGAAAGCGCTCCTTGGAGGCCGACAAGAGCTGAGCCGCTGCCGTCTGACCGTCCCCTGCGGAAGCCGGGGCCTTGTCCTCCGCAGCCGCCGGCGCCGCCACCTCCTCGGCATCGCTGTtgagctcagagctgctggggcagcaggagtgcAGGTTGGAGAAGGACTCCAGGGAGTCCAGGCTGCGCGATTCCTCCTCTGGGGGGCTGGGGTCGCCGCCGCTGCTGCCGCCCTCCCCGCCGGGAGCCGCCTCAGGGCTCTCGGGCACGGCGGGCTCCGCGCAGTCCGCAGCCAGCCGGCGGCTCTCCGGGGCCGGCTCAACAGAGCCCGAAGAGACTGGAGAGTCCTTCCCACAGCCCACGGCGGGCGAGGCGAGAGACGGAGGGGAAGGACCCCCCGGCCCACCGCcctcctcagcagccacaggcccATCCCTGCCGCTAGCCGCCGCCTCCTCCTTCACCGACCCCTCCGGTACAATGCGGCCCGCAGCGCCCCCGCCGCCCCTCTTCAGAGCtcctgggggcggcgggggctgCGCCAGGCTCTCCATGGCCGGCCCGCTGCCCGCCCGCCTCCTTAGCTCTCTACTGGCTCCGCAGAGGCTGTGCCTTCGCCAACCGTGCCCAGGACGCCatgacagcagtggctgcaacGGCTCCGCCCCGCCGGCCCTAGGacgagaggggaggggggcgagAGAGGAGCTTCGGGTCGCCGGTGCCGCGGGTGTGGGGAGCGAGCGAGCGAGTGAGTGACCGACttcgcgcgcgcgcgcgcgcgagGAGTAAGACGAGCGCGGCCTCGAGGTTAGATTTGAGCCCGCGGCGGGGGCGGAGCAAGGAGCAGGTTGGGCGCCGGCGCGAGCCCGAGGAGGCGGAGGGCGCGAGAAGCCGAACGGGCCGCGCCGTGTGGCTTGAGTCCGAGAGAGGCGGCGAGGGACTGCGCGCGCTGCAGCGGCGCGAGCCCGAGGGAACAGGTGGGGAAGGTGCTGGGAGCCGGGCGCGCGCCCCCGGCGGGAGGAACACACGAGCCAGCCCGCCCTGACAGTTTCCGAGGGGGTGATTGCGACGTCCCGCTGGACACCCGCCGTGTAATCCCGTGAACGGCTAGTGCTTTTCCGGAGCCGCATGGGGCGGGCGCCTGTTTCCTGAGCCCAAAACCAACGGCAAGACCCGGGTCTCGGTCCCCCAGCAATGGGCAGACTTCCTCTGCGGGTCCCCGTTTCAGCAGACAGGCTGGAAAACTGCTGGCGGGTCTGACAAGAGtcactttttttcctttaaagccAGTAATCGCCGTCCTCCCCCCAGACACAGCAGGCGGCTCTTCACTCTTAAGTTACCGTTACTTTGCTCATAATCGACCAAAGGGTTggagcccagttagtctgtagcttcacaaatcacGTGCAGTCCCGTAGCTCCTTACAGACTTAACACGTGTAGTTGTTAGGAACTGAGCTTACGCGGATAAGATCCACTTGCTGAGCTTTGCTAATAATGCCTGTAAACAAATGTAAGGCACTTTGCTTTCTAGCAATACAGCTGCACGAAGGAGATATGACTTCAATACTTGTTCAGATCTTTTTACCCCAGCAAATCCTGCACCGCTTCTGGAAGACGGGTTACGAGAGGGCAGTGCTTAGTGTCACAGCGGAAAGGAAGAGGGGCTCACAATCGCATTTACAACCATCATCCACTATTTTGCAGGAAGTTGAAACTCAGGGCATAGGACTTGCGCAGAGGGGCTTCGGCCACAGCCTTTTTAAAGAAACAGCACGGCGGCTTTTCATCAGCAGCCAGTAACAAAGGACTGTTATGTTCTTCCGAAAGGAATTGGAACAAAATCAATGAAAACCTCGACAGCGAGTTCTCGCTTCCCATCAATATCAGTGATTTGGTGAAGCCGGGAGAAATGTCATCTGTAAAGTATTAAAGACCGCCTCGGTTCCAAGGAATTATTTTCCTATCTCTGTATTTTTCAGTGCTGTGCATCATTGCATGCTAACAATCTATACTTTGAAATGCTATAACGCACCACCATCACAGAAACATGTTTTTCCATTTCTGCTGTGAGATCCAATGTGCTGTAAACTGGGTGTGGGAGGTTTTATTTAAATTTGACAGTAGCACTGTGACCTGAAAACAGAGTTTGCATGCAAACATGAGTCATATCACCTGAAAGCAGAAAACGTAAGCAAAATTTTTTGTTATCTAGCAGTATTTTGTGTTATCTAATAGGAACATTCTAAAATTACACCAGAGTTTGGGTGAAACTGGAAAAATAACCAACCAACGGAAATTGCATATAAACCTCAAACTAGCACTGAAATTTGACAATAGGTTGCTTTGTTATCTTAAGagtaacaagcaatcctgtagcaccttaaagactaataaatctATTAGGTAGTGAGGTTTTGGGAGTAAGACCCGCCACAGAgatcttacccaggaaagctcttgACTTAATAAATGTAtctgtctttaaggtgctacaggactacttgttatttgtgaagctacagactaacatggctacccatctgagacGATTAGCTTAACAGTCTGACATTTTGGGAGTGAGCTGTACTTTTTTGTCCTGCCACTTTTATTTTGGGCACCTCTTTCAAGTTGCAGACCTATGATGTCTCTGAATTGGAATCCTGTGATTCACCTAACTTTCATATGGAATCACCAAGTTACAGCACTCCACTTAACAACCCTCTTTCTTCAGCAGGTCCATCTGTGTGTGGCCCCTATTAAAACCTTTTCTCTGCAAGCTGGGACAAGTTTAAATATAGTGAGAGAGAATACTTTGTTCAAATGATCAGATTTGTTCATCCATAGGACCATAACATATAAAGCAAAAGGGGTTAAAATAACAAAAGCTTAAACAAATAAGCTGCGGCTCCACATAAGCGCCCTTTTGAATGGGCGAAAATCGACGTTCAGTTTTCGAAAAAGAGGCGATCGAAAGACAGCAcctgccgccatttttcagatgggcGTTCCGATCTGATCTTTCAAAGTGCCgtcctggtctttcgaaagagagcatctacacggctccaagctctcttttgaaagaagggaggcagggaacaccatggacggggtcccatggccgacaagcccttccggggtagcagccagctgcctcctttaaagggcccctccctccgccctcccctctgcacgagctgcatgctgcccagcctgttcctgcctggcagagcccactcactcATGCTcatggaagcccagcgacagctcctgctggCAGACGGCATcattatggacgccctgctggcagtgctgtgcaccctcgccacaGCTGCAaccgagctcatcgggtggctgcaaggtccccccggGGCCATGGGGCTTCCCCACCCGGGCCACCGCCGGGcacccccccgggtgccccaatgcttttggacccaccccagcagcatcgactggtgggagcatgtggtgctacgggagtggggcgaggaaaggtggctgtggaactcccgcatgtcgaggcagaccttcgaggagatctgccactggctcgcccccgcactccagcaccaggacacctgcatgcggccagccctcaccctgcagaaaCAGGTCgctatcgccatctggaagctggccaccccggactcctaccgctctgtgggacagcagtttggagtgggcaaggccaccgtcggggctgtccttatggaggtgaggtggggccggggggggtgggggctggggcaaggggaacccacccctgcaaggggccagatgggaggggggcgggggctgcacgggccaggggctggacgggaggggggcaggatgggCCCGAGGTGGGGGTTGACGgctgccacacccgcactagagcatgtgtcccccttccccctctgcaggtcgtccgggccatcaacgccatgctgctgcatagggttGTCCCCTTGGCGGATGTGGACAACACtgtcgccggcttccaggacctgggattCCCGAACTGCGtcagcgctttggatggcacacacatccccatccgtgccctgccacacagcgctggccagtatatgaacaggaagggctaccattcggtggtgctccaggccctgggtgGACGCGAGGGGATGGTTCACAGACTTCTaagtgggctgggccggccgcacccacgatgcctgggtgttccggaactccagcctctgccgcctCATGGGAgctggcacatttgtcccccagagggagatcccagaggcaggggacatcaccatgccactctgcatggtggcagatgctgtgtaccccctgcagccgtggctcatgaggccctacatgggacacctcgaccccacctgggaggcattcagcgagcgcctcaaccatgcccacaatgtggtggagctggcctttgggcgcctaaaggggcgatggaggtgtctcctcacatgcaTCAAGGTCGGGGTCCCCAATGTGCCctaggtggtgggcgcctgttgcgtcctccacaacactgtgaaaggaaagggggatgcctatgtccctgagGGCGGGCCCTCCGGATAGCACTCTCTACGAGCAGCCGAGCACCGCCCCCattcgccaggcccaccaggatggccaccgcatccaggaggccctcaggcaggcttttgccgaAGGCctcctctgacccgcatgcacgcccacatcccacgcacatccgtcacccaccctccctgccacccccaccagcaccgcacccgcacatctACCACCTACCaaccaccaaggagcacagcatggggtgatgaacaataaacaaactttataaaaaaaagttttgtggcTATTTACATATGGGAGAACCtaacctggaggggggaggggggcatgtaacCTAGAGGGCGGAGAgggggcactcattctggggcaggtgtgctgggccatgagccctgtcggcccctggagcccctgctcccctggatgtggggtccctggtggtggggggaaggtgccGGTACCACCAGCAAGTACCGGCAGCGGGTGAGCCTGGTGGCGGCAGCGGGGGCAGGCTcgggggggcagcggggcaggctcaggggtgggagttgtctggggggccaggagccaggccacagtGGCAGTGTGGTCCTGGACGGCCTGGCCGATGCCCTAGAGCATGTCCAGCATcctatcccaggccgccctctgccactccatgttggTCTGAGCTAGGTGCAAGCGCTCCTCGGCCTgccactgggtggctgggtcctCCCTGGTTCtccggggggccctccggccatggccccGATGGcatcctgcctggggtggcgtccagacaggagctgctggtgggctctccggcacGAAGGATGGTGCAGGGCTGTCCCGGCCCCTGGATCGTGTGGCTGCGTGGAGAGGAggggagcatgtcagtagtgtgccccaaacGGACAGGACTCAGCTGTGGTGTACCTGCCCGAGCCGACTCCATGGGGCCCCCATCCCCACAAGGAACACCgacccccccagggagcaccaacccaccccccaccctcccttgagaccgggcctcccagcctgggtgtgattccaggggtctctcccacaggAGGCCCTTCCCAGGCTGCGGTATGTGGGCCCCGGGCGCAGTTGGGCACCAACCAGCCGCCACCCCTGCGTGGCttacggcgctgtccactgagggcgagTGCTGGGCGTGGCTGATGTGCCACCGCAGGGTGTCGCATCCCACGTGCAGGCTGGCCTGTGTACAGCCTGGGACCAGCAGTCCCATGTGTGGGTGCTTAGCCATTGTGTCGCCCTCCACCCTTGGAGTAGATGTGCGCCCCTCGCTGTATGTACCAGAGGGTTCCCCGGTGACGTCCAGAGATGCCCGGGCCTCGGTTGCCTgggtggaggagctggaggggatgAGGATTGTCAGCtctccctcctcactcgaccagtccgtggtccccgaTCCGTGCTGCTCCTCCAACTCGGGCGgatgcagctcctccccagaggtgtccaggagggcggtgggggggaactctcctggggtcccaggataCTATGGAGCTCACGGTAGAACAGGCAGGTtgctggacctgccccagagcgtccagcctggtccgtggccctGGCATACCCCTGatggagctccttaactttggagcgtacctgctccaaggtacgctctgggtggccccggGCCTGGAGGCCTGTGGCCAGGCGGGCAAAGGCCGCGgcattccactgcttctcccccatgtgccgaaggacctcctcatcctcccagaggccgaggaggtcctgcagctcctggtccatccaggagggggctcattttTTTGTCTCCCCcgggaggctgtggagggctcggtgggggggccgtggggcttacgggggggctggctgctggccacgaTGGTGCTTGAGCGTGTGGCTGGAGCACGTGTACAGCCTGCTCcaagcacgctctcagcttcctgccacgggtttcctgtgtgcgtggGGCTTTAAGGCAGACgaaagcagggaccatagagtcctgctgctgccggctggagcagctctgcactccagctgatcggcgccatggcggacctgtctttcgaaagagtgggctgtggagcgtctacacgtgtactcttttgatttattatttcaaaagggagagatcttcctgatatgggatcggggtttggattttgatTTCGGAGCCCCggtctttcgattttcttttgaaagacaggtttGTACGTGTAGACGTGtcgcccactcttttgaaaaagagccccttTTTTCGAAggtttttgcacgtgtagacgcagctatattGTCTGATCTAAATTTAGTATCTGCTTCAGCCATTTAGATAGGCCAGATTTAGTCTTGATAACCTCTGCCACATATTCTGTAGAGACTTTGTCTTATGGTTAGCTTTCTAATCACTTTCAAACTCTTTGTTGAAAATTCCTGACACAAAAGCCCCAGGAATTTCAAGCCAGAATCCTTCCTGTGAAGTCACAACTTTATTCCCTGGTAGCAAAAATAAATCTCAAAGGAATTACCACCTTCTTTATTGTTCAAGTACTGGCCATTGGAGCTGTCTACAGCCACTGATTTTTGTTTCCTGCAAAgctaaggcctggtctgcacaatgggcttgtctacactacctccttacttcaaagggaggatggtaagtaggatgttgggagtttattaatgaaatgctgcattaagcaaatccccacccagcccggggcaactttgaagagctggcttgtgtgtagccacggctaacccaccagtactttgaagtgcctggggtacttcgaagtccctttgctcctcaaaatttggtGTGATCTGTGGCAGCCACTCTGCCTACACATctgagaacaatt
Coding sequences:
- the MINDY2 gene encoding ubiquitin carboxyl-terminal hydrolase MINDY-2 isoform X5, which codes for MRLRKSTSRSRDYTAGVQRDVAITPSETVRAGWLVCSSRRGRAPGSQHLPHLFPRARAAAARAVPRRLSRTQATRRGPFGFSRPPPPRARAGAQPAPCSAPAAGSNLTSRPRSSYSSRARAREVGHSLARSLPTPAAPATRSSSLAPLPSRPRAGGAEPLQPLLSWRPGHGWRRHSLCGASRELRRRAGSGPAMESLAQPPPPPGALKRGGGGAAGRIVPEGSVKEEAAASGRDGPVAAEEGGGPGGPSPPSLASPAVGCGKDSPVSSGSVEPAPESRRLAADCAEPAVPESPEAAPGGEGGSSGGDPSPPEEESRSLDSLESFSNLHSCCPSSSELNSDAEEVAAPAAAEDKAPASAGDGQTAAAQLLSASKERFPGQSVYHIKWVRWKEENTPIITQNENGPCPLLAIMNVLLLAWKVKLPPMMEIITAEQLMEYLGDYILDAKPKEISEIQRLNYEQGQLYLLVTDQGFLTEEKVVWESLHNVDGDGNFCDSEFHLRPPSDPETVYRGQQDQIDQDYLMALSLQQEQQSQDINWEQIPEGISDLELAKKLQEEEDRRASQYYQEQEQAVAAAAQVQQVQGAASPASGRQSGSSERKRKEPREKEREKEKEKNSCVIL